One Vigna unguiculata cultivar IT97K-499-35 chromosome 11, ASM411807v1, whole genome shotgun sequence DNA window includes the following coding sequences:
- the LOC114168257 gene encoding MLP-like protein 28: protein MTLLGKISTEIGVHATAEKWYNLFATQLHHVQNLADRVHGTKLHHGEDWHHNESIKHWTYVIDGKVTTCHESIESVDEANKTIYYKLFGEEIDQKFKVFRLIFQAIDKENGGAIIKWSIEYERVDEEIEPPYGYIEYVHKCTSDIDGHLLKA, encoded by the exons atgACTCTTTTGGGCAAAATCAGCACTGAAATTGGTGTTCATGCAACTGCTGAAAAATGGTACAACCTCTTCGCAACGCAACTCCATCATGTTCAAAACCTTGCTGACAGAGTTCATGGCACCAAGCTGCACCATGGTGAAGACTGGCATCACAATGAGTCCATCAAGCACTGGACTTATGTCATAG ATGGTAAAGTCACAACATGTCATGAGAGTATTGAATCTGTTGATGAAGCAAACAAAACAATCTACTACAAACTGTTCGGTGAAGAGATCGACCAGAAGTTCAAGGTGTTTAGGCTGATATTTCAAGCAATTGATAAGGAAAACGGTGGTGCTATCATCAAATGGAGCATTGAATATGAGAgggttgatgaagaaattgaaccTCCCTATGGCTACATCGAGTACGTGCACAAATGCACCAGTGACATTGATGGTCATCTTCTCAAGGCTTAA